In the Mytilus trossulus isolate FHL-02 chromosome 1, PNRI_Mtr1.1.1.hap1, whole genome shotgun sequence genome, one interval contains:
- the LOC134716068 gene encoding acetylcholinesterase-like, with the protein MKITFIVSLLVSAVQADSPFTRHQLLTHTTILGEVTGLKIWKYNTTVYQFKKIPYAKPPLTSLRFERPQPIRSWNETLNGTEYGPNCMQYLFENDKRLIPNLKISEDCLHLNIFAPRDLNKTSNRPVMIWIHGGGFTNGQGMMFDGSKLAALYDVVIVTINYRLNIFGFINVGAGPGRNIGLWDQRFGIKWVKDNIMDYGGNPEMITIFGESAGGISVGLQSVIPKNKGLFQRTIAHSGSLLLIRDIDDTEKLTREIGRIFNCSECLNGIQTCLDCLRKVSAESLLQKYAAAENILQNGFSMNSTIGPIVDGELIPENPVDMLSDSTSPASQMFSSIDYITGTNDCEAGLFYFNLIGQQASFNFDLKKGIPSRIVCNLFAAHVSRDIFKGCDKVSEEICQKYSPQDKNPSLSQETYQAMNAYSDLEFASLAVRDLDFHSRSNKGTYQYLFTHKPTWGLIEDRPSWLVGANHADELEFVFGLEDWFPVNIDISPYEVELSSKMMSFWTTFAKTGNPNPRNTQEWPAYDKTTKRFIILGEYRNSTVDGFHDRMRFWNENVPKLVSECHQKTDTSTPNQAINFTLSAGCSYAMSIRIVVLLLLYHIFIIY; encoded by the exons ATGAAGATA ACTTTTATTGTGTCGTTATTGGTTTCTGCTGTCCAAGCAGACTCGCCATTTACAAGACACCAGCTGTTGACACACACTACGATACTTGGTGAAGTGACTGGTCTAAAAATATGGAAATACAACACGACAGTTTATCAATTTAAGAAAATTCCTTATGCTAAGCCACCTTTGACTTCTCTTCGCTTTGAAAGACCACAACCAATCCGCTCTTGGAACGAAACATTAAACGGAACAGAATATGGACCTAACTGCAtgcaatatttatttgaaaacgaTAAGCGCCTTATTCCAAACTTGAAAATATCGGAAGACTGTCTTCATCTGAATATATTTGCACCAAGAGACCTAAATAAAACTAGCAACAGACCAGTAATGATTTGGATACATGGAGGAGGGTTCACAAACGGCCAAGGTATGATGTTTGACGGCTCCAAACTGGCAGCGTTATATGATGTTGTCATCGTGACAATTAATTAtagattaaatatatttggctttataaatgttGGTGCAGGACCAGGGCGCAACATTGGTTTATGGGATCAAAGATTTGGTATTAAATGGGTTAAAGATAATATCATGGATTATGGAGGAAATCCTGAAATGATAACAATATTTGGGGAATCTGCTGGTGGTATTAGCGTCGGACTGCAATCTGTAATTCCGAAAAACAAAGGTCTTTTCCAAAGAACAATTGCTCACAGTGGGTCTTTGCTTTTAATACGGGATATTGACGACACAGAAAAACTAACCAGAGAAATTGGTCGGATCTTTAACTGTTCAGAATGTCTTAATGGAATACAAACTTGTTTAGATTGCTTAAGAAAGGTTTCGGCAGAAAGTCTACTTCAAAAGTATGCAGCCGCcgaaaatattcttcaaaatggGTTTTCTATGAACAGTACCATTGGACCTATTGTCGATGGGGAACTGATACCAGAAAATCCTGTTGATATGCTATCGGACTCGACATCTCCAGCATCACAGATGTTTAGTAGCATTGATTACATAACAGGAACTAACGACTGTGAAGctggtttattttattttaatttaattggaCAACAGGCATCATTTAACTTTGACTTGAAAAAAGGAATTCCATCTCGCATAGTGTGTAATTTGTTTGCTGCTCACGTATCACGTGATATTTTTAAAGGTTGCGACAAAGTATCAGAAGAAATATGTCAAAAGTATTCACCCCAAGATAAAAATCCTTCCCTATCACAGGAAACGTATCAAGCAATGAATGCCTATAGTGATTTGGAATTCGCATCGCTAGCAGTCCGAGATTTAGATTTTCATAGTCGAAGTAACAAAGGAACATATCAATACCTTTTCACACATAAACCGACCTGGGGTCTAATTGAAGACAGACCCAGTTGGCTTGTTGGTGCAAATCACGCAGATGAACTcgaatttgtttttggtttggaGGACTGGTTTCCTGTGAATATTGATATCAGCCCATATGAAGTTGAGTTATCGTCTAAAATGATGTCATTTTGGACGACCTTTGCAAAAACGGG GAATCCAAATCCAAGAAATACACAGGAATGGCCAGCATATGACAAGACCACCAAGAGGTTTATTATTCTAGGAGAATACAGGAATTCTACAGTGGATGGTTTTCATGACAGAATGAGGTTTTGGAATGAAAATGTTCCTAAACTTGTGTCAGAGTGCCACCAGAAAACAGATACTAGTACGCCAAACCAAGCAATTAATTTCACCCTCAGCGCAGGTTGTTCTTACGCTATGTCTATCAGGATTGTAGTTCTGCTACTGCTTTACcacatttttattatctattag